From a region of the Corvus cornix cornix isolate S_Up_H32 chromosome 2, ASM73873v5, whole genome shotgun sequence genome:
- the GPR20 gene encoding G-protein coupled receptor 20, translating to MPTSSTQLPALDSTNSTEQPKSNINLFSKFIHSDEQLATDFYSLWIGLMVVNAIIFLVGVVLNSLALYVFCFRTKTKTTSVIYTINLIVTDLLVGFSLPVRIIMFYSAGDCKNCPLVHIFGYFVNMYCSILFLTCICVDRYLAIVQVEASRKWRNPTCAKGICIFIWIFASVVTFSILIMAIKFAECCLSKILVLMVCEYFFPLIIIIFFTTRIMCALSKPSLMHQSRERRMRAVQLLITVLIIFMICFTPFHVLQVAISINPDIPHNISLLVYHVTVTLSSLNSCMDPIVYCFVTNNFQSTMKNIFRKTEPQQTNADILGMNKNSKGSNAIIAFSNTIGSPLSLPPPSSAQIQPTSDGTHCSKPVP from the coding sequence ATGCCGACCTCCTCCACCCAACTGCCAGCCCTTGACTCTACCAACTCCACCGAACAACCAAAGTCCAACATCAACTTGTTCTCCAAATTCATCCACTCAGACGAACAACTGGCCACAGATTTTTATAGCCTGTGGATTGGCCTGATGGTAGTCAATGCCATCATTTTCCTGGTGGGTGTTGTGCTGAACAGCTTGGCATTGTATGTCTTCTGCTTCCGTACCAAGACAAAAACCACCTCTGTTATTTACACCATCAACTTGATTGTAACTGATCTCTTGGTGGGCTTTTCCTTGCCTGTCCGGATCATCATGTTCTACAGTGCAGGAGATTGCAAGAATTGTCCCTTGGTTCACATCTTCGGCTACTTTGTCAACATGTACTGCAGCATTCTCTTCTTGACATGCATCTGCGTTGACCGCTACCTGGCAATCGTCCAGGTGGAAGCCTCACGTAAATGGAGGAACCCCACCTGTGCCAAGGGGATCTGCATCTTCATTTGGATCTTTGCCTCTGTGGTGACTTTCTCCATCCTGATCATGGCAATAAAGTTTGCCGAGTGCTGCCTCTCCAAGATTCTGGTCCTGATGGTCTGTGAGTACTTCTTCCCCCTCATCATAATCATCTTTTTCACCACCAGGATTATGTGTGCCCTGTCCAAGCCCAGCCTCATGCACCAGAGTCGGGAGAGGAGAAtgagggctgtgcagctccttATCACtgtcctcatcatcttcatgaTCTGCTTCACTCCTTTCCACGTGCTACAGGTCGCAATCTCCATCAACCCAGACATTCCTCACAACATCAGCCTCCTCGTCTACCACGTGACAGTGACTCTAAGTAGCCTCAATAGTTGCATGGACCCCATTGTCTATTGCTTTGTCACCAATAACTTCCAGTCAACCATGAAAAACATCTTCAGGAAAACCGAGCCACAGCAAACTAATGCAGACATCCTGGGTATGAACAAGAACTCCAAGGGCTCCAATGCAATCATCGCCTTCTCGAACACAATAGGAAGCCCTCTGAGCTTGCCACCGCCAAGCAGTGCCCAGATACAACCCACATCTGATGGGACACACTGCAGTAAGCCAGTGCCATGA